The Microbacterium limosum genome contains a region encoding:
- a CDS encoding YifB family Mg chelatase-like AAA ATPase: MSVARTWGVALTGLHGALVEIEADLSNQLPEFRVIGLPDKALGEAQLRVRNATANCGMPLPARRLTVNLSPAALPKQGSGFDLGIAVAALATAMPLDRASIEETVHIGELGLDGRLRPVAGVLPAVMAAARGGRRRVVVPHANRDEAALVTGIDVHGAVSLIDVMRLHGSEVEERAMVPVGAAAVPPGGSGEAAELADVVGQRDAVEGLVVAAAGGHHVLMSGPPGAGKTMLAARLPGILPPLADDQALEAAAVRSLAGEPITRLSRTPPFEAPHHGASAAALVGGGSRVVRPGAIARASGGVLFLDEAAEFAPSVLDALRQPLEKGSITIHRAGASATFPARFQLVLATNPCPCGNYGVRGASCGCPPQAIRRYLGRLSGPLLDRVDIEVQMTRVSVAHASQDEGGRLSTAAARAQVAEARARAARRLESTPWRLNAEVSGPWLRQGPLALPASVRRPLDVALARGALTLRGYDRVLRLAWSVADVAGIDAPGLAEIGRALFLKKGITT; this comes from the coding sequence GTGAGCGTGGCGCGCACATGGGGCGTCGCCCTGACGGGGCTGCACGGCGCGCTCGTCGAGATCGAGGCGGACCTGTCGAATCAGCTCCCCGAATTCCGCGTGATCGGTCTGCCCGACAAGGCGCTCGGCGAGGCGCAGCTGCGGGTGCGCAACGCGACGGCGAACTGCGGGATGCCGCTGCCCGCGCGCCGGCTGACGGTCAACCTCTCACCGGCGGCGCTTCCGAAGCAGGGATCGGGCTTCGACCTGGGCATCGCGGTCGCGGCGCTCGCCACCGCGATGCCGTTGGACCGGGCATCGATCGAGGAGACCGTGCACATCGGCGAGCTCGGTCTGGATGGGAGGCTGCGCCCCGTCGCGGGCGTCCTCCCCGCCGTGATGGCGGCGGCGCGGGGCGGGCGACGCCGAGTCGTCGTGCCCCACGCCAACCGGGACGAGGCGGCACTGGTCACCGGCATCGACGTGCACGGTGCGGTCTCGCTCATCGACGTCATGCGTCTCCACGGGTCGGAGGTCGAGGAACGCGCCATGGTTCCCGTCGGCGCGGCTGCCGTACCGCCGGGCGGATCCGGCGAGGCGGCGGAGCTCGCCGACGTCGTGGGCCAGCGGGACGCGGTGGAGGGCCTCGTCGTCGCCGCCGCCGGAGGACACCATGTACTGATGTCGGGTCCGCCGGGGGCGGGTAAGACGATGCTCGCGGCCCGGCTCCCCGGCATCCTGCCGCCGCTCGCGGACGACCAGGCGCTCGAGGCCGCCGCGGTGCGCTCGCTCGCGGGAGAGCCGATCACGCGGCTCTCCCGCACTCCTCCCTTCGAGGCGCCACACCACGGCGCATCCGCGGCGGCGCTCGTCGGCGGCGGGTCGCGAGTGGTGCGCCCGGGCGCGATCGCGCGGGCGAGCGGGGGAGTGCTGTTCCTCGATGAGGCGGCCGAGTTCGCCCCCTCCGTGCTCGATGCGCTGCGTCAGCCGCTCGAGAAGGGGAGCATCACGATCCACCGCGCCGGCGCGAGCGCGACGTTCCCCGCGCGGTTCCAGCTCGTGCTCGCCACCAACCCGTGCCCGTGCGGCAACTACGGGGTGCGCGGCGCGTCGTGCGGATGCCCGCCGCAGGCGATCCGGCGCTATCTCGGCCGGCTCTCCGGCCCCCTCCTCGATCGTGTCGACATCGAGGTGCAGATGACCCGGGTCAGCGTTGCGCACGCATCGCAGGACGAGGGAGGAAGGCTCAGCACCGCCGCCGCGCGAGCGCAGGTGGCAGAGGCCCGGGCGCGGGCCGCCCGTCGACTGGAATCCACGCCGTGGCGGCTCAACGCGGAGGTCTCCGGGCCGTGGCTGCGGCAGGGGCCGCTGGCGCTGCCCGCTTCCGTTCGACGCCCGCTCGATGTGGCCCTCGCGCGAGGGGCGCTCACGCTGCGGGGATACGACCGCGTTCTGCGCCTCGCGTGGAGCGTCGCGGATGTCGCGGGGATCGATGCGCCCGGTCTCGCGGAGATCGGCCGGGCGCTGTTTCTGAAGAAGGGGATCACGACGTGA
- the dprA gene encoding DNA-processing protein DprA, whose protein sequence is MTAAELAGWSERRRRDDLRGLGAPEDDAAMTDRWARAVWSLLAEPGDRTARALIEAVGAMEALLVVAEKDPGSALETPGAVGDGLRRWRPRLRRGGIEAMFHTARAAGVSIHVPGDPAWPMRVDDLGDHAPVCLWARGSMRMAAADGPAVALIGARASTAYGERIVIDMAAELVGAGVRIVSGAAYGIDGAAHRAALAGGGVTLAVLAGGLDRPYPTGHSDLIARIAATGTVLSEIPPGGAPTKWRFLARNRTIAALADAVIVVEAGWRSGSLNTAGHAATLGRPLGAVPGPVTSGASAGCHRLLREYDAVCVTGPEDVLSLLGGSASVRRAVGPATDDSTRVLDALSTRADRSVDDVARRAGLAPADCGAILALLELEGVARRGAVGWRRAAAVPARGGAHS, encoded by the coding sequence ATGACGGCGGCCGAGCTGGCCGGGTGGAGCGAACGGCGGCGCCGGGACGACCTGCGGGGCCTGGGAGCCCCCGAGGACGATGCGGCAATGACCGATCGGTGGGCGCGGGCCGTGTGGTCGCTGCTGGCCGAACCCGGGGACCGGACGGCACGTGCCCTGATCGAGGCCGTGGGGGCGATGGAGGCCCTCCTCGTCGTGGCGGAGAAGGATCCCGGGAGTGCGCTGGAGACTCCCGGGGCGGTGGGTGACGGCCTTCGGCGGTGGCGACCCCGCCTGCGGCGCGGCGGCATCGAGGCGATGTTCCACACGGCACGGGCGGCGGGGGTGTCGATCCACGTCCCGGGCGACCCCGCGTGGCCGATGCGTGTCGACGATCTCGGCGACCACGCACCCGTATGCCTGTGGGCCCGAGGGAGCATGCGCATGGCAGCTGCCGACGGGCCGGCTGTCGCCCTGATCGGCGCGCGGGCGTCGACAGCATACGGAGAGCGGATCGTGATCGACATGGCAGCCGAACTGGTGGGAGCCGGTGTGCGCATCGTGTCGGGCGCCGCATACGGAATAGACGGAGCGGCGCACCGAGCGGCGCTCGCCGGCGGCGGGGTGACCCTCGCGGTGCTGGCGGGTGGGCTCGACAGGCCGTACCCGACCGGCCACAGCGATCTCATCGCGCGCATCGCCGCGACAGGGACGGTGCTCTCGGAGATCCCGCCCGGGGGCGCGCCCACCAAATGGCGCTTTCTCGCCCGCAACCGCACTATCGCCGCGCTCGCCGATGCCGTGATCGTCGTGGAGGCCGGATGGCGCAGCGGTTCGCTGAACACCGCAGGGCACGCCGCCACGCTCGGCCGTCCGCTGGGCGCGGTGCCCGGTCCCGTCACGAGCGGCGCATCGGCGGGGTGCCATCGCCTGCTTCGCGAGTACGACGCGGTCTGCGTGACGGGCCCCGAAGACGTGCTCTCCCTCTTGGGTGGCTCGGCGTCCGTCCGGCGGGCCGTGGGGCCGGCGACCGACGACTCCACTCGCGTGCTCGACGCCCTCTCGACGAGGGCGGATCGATCGGTCGATGACGTCGCCCGCCGGGCGGGCCTGGCCCCGGCCGACTGCGGCGCGATCCTGGCGCTCCTCGAGCTCGAGGGGGTGGCCAGGCGCGGGGCGGTGGGCTGGCGGCGCGCCGCCGCGGTGCCGGCGCGCGGAGGGGCGCATTCTTGA
- a CDS encoding tyrosine recombinase XerC: MLLTEASEAFAHHLGDVRRLSPATVRAYRADLRDLAALAATRGVTALTDVDLELLREWLWHASERGDARSTLARRTATARALFSWALETGLVPTDPSLRLTAPKRARTLPRVAPSAALAEVMERSAAEAADGDAISRRDHAVLELLYGSGIRVSELCGIDIDDIDQQRGVVRVVGKGDRERVVPFGAPARRALQAYLPVRPALLTGTAPDAHGALFLGARGGRLSPRVVHRLVSRRIGPVMGAENVGAHALRHAAATHLLDGGADLRSVQELLGHASLGTTQIYTHVSSERLAAAYRLAHPRA; the protein is encoded by the coding sequence ATGCTGCTGACCGAGGCATCCGAGGCGTTCGCGCACCACCTGGGCGATGTGCGCCGACTCTCCCCGGCCACGGTGCGGGCCTACCGTGCCGACCTTCGCGACCTGGCGGCTCTCGCGGCGACCCGAGGTGTCACGGCGCTCACCGATGTGGACCTCGAGCTGCTCCGGGAGTGGCTGTGGCATGCATCGGAACGCGGCGACGCCCGATCGACGCTGGCGCGCCGCACGGCGACCGCCCGGGCACTGTTCTCGTGGGCGCTCGAGACGGGGTTGGTACCGACCGATCCCAGCCTGCGGCTCACCGCGCCCAAGCGGGCGCGCACGTTGCCGCGCGTGGCTCCGTCGGCGGCCCTTGCGGAGGTCATGGAGCGCTCGGCGGCGGAGGCGGCCGACGGAGACGCGATCTCCCGGCGCGACCATGCCGTGCTGGAGCTGTTGTACGGGTCCGGGATCAGGGTGTCCGAGCTCTGCGGCATCGATATCGACGACATCGATCAGCAGCGCGGGGTCGTGCGCGTCGTCGGCAAGGGGGACAGGGAACGGGTGGTGCCGTTCGGAGCGCCCGCCCGGCGCGCCCTCCAAGCCTATCTGCCGGTGCGACCGGCCCTGCTCACCGGCACGGCCCCCGACGCGCACGGCGCCCTCTTCCTCGGCGCCCGCGGCGGCAGGCTCTCGCCTCGGGTCGTCCACCGACTCGTCTCCCGCCGGATCGGGCCGGTCATGGGCGCGGAGAACGTGGGTGCGCACGCGCTCCGGCACGCCGCGGCGACGCACCTGCTCGACGGTGGCGCAGACCTCCGCAGCGTTCAGGAGCTACTGGGGCATGCCAGCCTCGGCACGACGCAGATCTACACCCACGTCTCGAGCGAGCGTCTCGCGGCCGCGTACCGGCTCGCGCACCCCCGCGCCTGA
- a CDS encoding M23 family metallopeptidase: MDRALGRRFDRPRRRALALTMVVAVLCTEAHGLSAAAAPSHRAGPHDGIIEARTEAVWQWPLPPPRRIARPYVAPVHDYAAGHRGIDIQPLGDDAGGRVVTAPADGVIAFAGRVVDRSVVTIDHGDGLVSTVEPVEPLWPAGTAVRAGEPIAHLSVGGHTTPGNLHLGARRHGRYLNPLALLGDLPRAVLLPLGSAPAAPGAGDLGR, encoded by the coding sequence ATGGACCGCGCACTCGGACGACGATTCGATCGACCGCGGCGCCGGGCGCTCGCGCTCACGATGGTGGTCGCCGTCCTGTGCACGGAGGCGCACGGCCTCTCGGCGGCCGCGGCGCCGTCCCACCGGGCGGGCCCTCACGACGGGATCATCGAAGCGCGCACGGAGGCCGTGTGGCAGTGGCCGCTGCCACCCCCTCGACGGATCGCCCGTCCCTACGTCGCACCGGTGCACGACTATGCCGCGGGGCACCGGGGGATCGACATCCAGCCGCTCGGTGATGACGCGGGCGGACGCGTCGTCACCGCTCCCGCCGACGGAGTCATCGCATTCGCGGGTCGGGTGGTCGATCGCTCCGTCGTGACGATCGACCACGGCGACGGGCTGGTCTCGACCGTGGAGCCCGTCGAGCCGCTGTGGCCCGCGGGCACCGCCGTACGCGCGGGCGAGCCGATCGCGCACCTCTCCGTCGGGGGTCACACGACGCCCGGCAATCTTCATCTCGGGGCACGGCGTCACGGCCGATACCTGAACCCCCTGGCACTTCTGGGCGACCTGCCGCGCGCCGTGCTCCTGCCGCTCGGATCCGCGCCTGCCGCACCGGGCGCGGGCGATCTCGGCCGATGA
- the rpsB gene encoding 30S ribosomal protein S2 translates to MAVVTIRQLLDSGVHFGHQTRRWNPKVKRFILTERSGIHIIDLQQSLSYIDKAYEFVKETVAHGGTILFVGTKKQAQEVIAEQATRVGQPYVNQRWLGGLLTNFQTVSKRLARMKELEELDYDNPADSGFTKKELLIKKRELDKLHKSLGGIRNLTKTPSAIWVVDAKREHLAVDEAKKLGIPVIGILDTNADPDEFQFPIPGNDDAIRSVSLLTRIVADAAAEGLIQRHQPSDESAEAEPLADWERELLEQPETASGDADVSTASTETAADEAGEEAHAAAEEPAAEAEGPAADEAAEAEAK, encoded by the coding sequence ATGGCCGTCGTCACCATTCGTCAGCTGCTCGATTCGGGCGTCCACTTCGGTCACCAGACCCGCCGGTGGAACCCGAAGGTGAAGCGATTCATCCTCACCGAGCGCAGCGGCATCCACATCATCGACCTGCAGCAGTCGCTGTCGTACATCGACAAGGCCTACGAGTTCGTCAAGGAGACGGTCGCCCACGGCGGCACCATCCTCTTCGTCGGCACCAAGAAGCAGGCCCAGGAGGTCATCGCGGAACAGGCGACGCGCGTGGGCCAGCCCTACGTCAACCAGCGCTGGCTCGGTGGTCTCCTCACCAACTTCCAGACCGTGAGCAAGCGCCTCGCCCGTATGAAGGAGCTCGAAGAGCTCGACTACGACAACCCGGCGGACAGCGGCTTCACCAAGAAGGAACTGCTGATCAAGAAGCGCGAGCTCGACAAGCTCCACAAGTCGCTCGGCGGTATCCGCAACCTCACCAAGACGCCCTCGGCGATCTGGGTCGTGGATGCCAAGCGCGAGCACCTCGCCGTCGACGAGGCGAAGAAGCTCGGCATCCCCGTGATCGGCATCCTCGACACCAACGCCGACCCCGACGAGTTCCAGTTCCCCATCCCGGGCAACGACGACGCGATCCGCTCCGTGAGCCTGCTGACGCGCATCGTCGCCGACGCCGCCGCGGAGGGCCTGATCCAGCGTCACCAGCCCAGCGACGAGTCGGCCGAGGCCGAGCCGCTCGCTGACTGGGAGCGTGAGCTCCTCGAGCAGCCGGAGACCGCGAGCGGCGATGCCGACGTCTCCACCGCGTCGACGGAGACCGCCGCCGACGAGGCCGGCGAGGAGGCCCACGCCGCCGCCGAGGAGCCCGCCGCCGAGGCCGAGGGTCCCGCCGCGGACGAGGCCGCCGAGGCCGAGGCCAAGTAA
- the tsf gene encoding translation elongation factor Ts yields the protein MANFTIADIKALREQLGTGMVDTKKALEEADGDVEKAVEILRLKGAKGNAKRADRSTSEGLVVAREQDGKVTLVELACETDFVAKNDRFIALADKVADAAAAAAADSVDAALAAPAGSGTVDQLISDEAAIIGEKVELRRVRTLSGDAFEIYLHKTSKDLPPQIGVVVAYSGSDAETARSIAQHISFANPSYLSRDDVPEADVEKEREIVTEISRNEGKPEAALPKIVEGRVNAFFKQVALLDQDYAKDNKLSVAKVAQEAGITVTDFARFKVGA from the coding sequence ATGGCAAACTTCACGATCGCCGACATCAAGGCGCTGCGCGAGCAGCTCGGCACCGGCATGGTCGACACCAAGAAGGCACTCGAAGAGGCCGACGGCGACGTCGAGAAGGCCGTCGAGATCCTCCGCCTCAAGGGAGCGAAGGGCAACGCGAAGCGTGCCGACCGCTCCACGAGCGAGGGGCTCGTCGTGGCCCGCGAGCAGGACGGCAAGGTCACCCTCGTCGAACTCGCCTGCGAGACCGACTTCGTGGCCAAGAACGACCGCTTCATCGCGCTGGCCGACAAGGTCGCGGATGCCGCGGCCGCCGCAGCGGCCGATTCGGTCGACGCTGCTCTCGCCGCGCCCGCCGGCTCGGGGACGGTCGATCAGCTGATCTCCGACGAGGCCGCCATCATCGGAGAGAAGGTCGAGCTGCGCCGCGTCCGCACGCTCTCCGGCGACGCGTTCGAGATCTACCTGCACAAGACGAGCAAGGATCTGCCCCCGCAGATCGGCGTCGTCGTGGCCTACAGCGGCTCCGACGCGGAGACCGCTCGCAGCATCGCGCAGCACATCTCCTTCGCGAACCCGAGCTACCTCAGCCGCGACGACGTGCCCGAGGCCGACGTCGAGAAGGAGCGGGAGATCGTCACCGAGATCTCGCGCAACGAGGGCAAGCCCGAAGCGGCGCTGCCGAAGATCGTCGAGGGGCGCGTCAACGCGTTCTTCAAGCAGGTCGCGCTGCTCGATCAGGACTACGCGAAGGACAACAAGCTCTCCGTCGCCAAGGTCGCGCAGGAGGCGGGGATCACCGTCACCGACTTCGCGCGATTCAAGGTCGGCGCGTAG
- the pyrH gene encoding UMP kinase yields the protein MIDETSGTRRVLLKLSGEAFGGGALGVNPDVVGQMAREIAEAVDRVEIAVVVGGGNFFRGAELSQRGMDRGRADYMGMLGTVMNALALQDFLEQAGAATRVQSAISMTQVAEPYIPRRAERHMEKGRVVIFGAGAGLPYFSTDTVAAQRALEIKATEVLVAKNGVDGVYTADPRLDPTASRIDRLTYSDALQQGLKVVDSTAFSLCMDNRMDMRVFGMEPAGNVTRALLGETIGTLVTA from the coding sequence GTGATCGATGAGACCAGCGGGACGCGAAGGGTTTTGCTCAAGCTCTCCGGGGAGGCGTTCGGCGGGGGCGCGCTGGGTGTCAACCCCGACGTCGTGGGCCAGATGGCACGCGAGATCGCGGAGGCGGTGGACCGCGTCGAGATCGCGGTCGTCGTCGGCGGCGGGAACTTCTTCCGTGGGGCCGAGCTCAGCCAGCGGGGGATGGACAGGGGGCGCGCCGACTACATGGGCATGCTCGGCACGGTGATGAACGCGCTTGCGCTGCAGGACTTCCTCGAGCAGGCGGGCGCCGCCACGCGTGTCCAGTCGGCGATCTCGATGACCCAGGTCGCCGAGCCCTACATCCCGCGCCGTGCCGAGAGGCACATGGAGAAGGGCCGCGTCGTGATCTTCGGCGCTGGTGCCGGCCTGCCGTACTTCAGCACCGACACGGTGGCGGCCCAGCGGGCACTCGAGATCAAGGCCACGGAGGTGCTCGTGGCCAAGAACGGCGTGGACGGCGTCTACACCGCCGATCCGCGTCTCGACCCGACGGCGAGCCGCATCGACCGCCTCACATACAGCGACGCCCTGCAGCAGGGACTCAAGGTCGTCGACTCGACGGCGTTCAGCCTGTGCATGGACAACCGCATGGACATGCGGGTCTTCGGCATGGAGCCCGCCGGCAACGTGACCCGTGCCCTGCTCGGAGAGACCATCGGCACGCTGGTCACGGCGTGA
- the frr gene encoding ribosome recycling factor, with product MITDVLADAATRMDRAVEAAKDDFSTVRTGRANPQLFQKVLVDYYGSPTPLAQLASLNTPEARTIVVTPYDKSALKAIEQAIRDMPNLGANPTNDGNLIRVTMPELTAERRKEFVKLVRSKGEDAKVHVRGIRRKAKDDLDALKSDIGEDEIARAEKELDALTRTHVDLIDEALKRKEVELLEV from the coding sequence GTGATCACGGACGTCTTGGCGGATGCCGCCACCCGCATGGATCGAGCCGTCGAGGCGGCGAAGGACGACTTCTCGACGGTGCGGACGGGACGCGCGAACCCGCAGTTGTTCCAGAAGGTGCTGGTCGACTACTACGGGTCGCCGACCCCCCTCGCCCAGCTCGCCTCGCTGAACACCCCGGAGGCGCGCACCATCGTTGTCACTCCTTACGACAAGTCCGCTCTCAAGGCCATCGAGCAGGCCATCCGGGACATGCCGAACCTCGGTGCGAACCCCACGAACGACGGCAACCTCATCCGCGTGACGATGCCCGAGCTGACGGCGGAACGTCGCAAGGAGTTCGTCAAGCTCGTGCGCTCGAAGGGCGAGGACGCCAAGGTCCATGTTCGCGGCATCCGACGCAAGGCGAAGGACGACCTGGACGCGCTCAAGAGCGACATCGGCGAGGACGAGATCGCACGGGCCGAGAAGGAGCTCGACGCCCTGACCCGCACGCACGTCGATCTGATCGACGAGGCCCTCAAGCGCAAAGAAGTCGAGCTCCTCGAGGTCTGA
- a CDS encoding phosphatidate cytidylyltransferase — protein sequence MTDAPGEGPAEPEATRQTRRGSSAESAAFQAHVRAAREEFETQVAHARDQFGEANERIKQRTGRDLIVATVIGLAAGAVVIASLIFLKWVFAIFAAGVALLGVFELGRALQGAGRKIDLVPQLLFAVVLVAAGFFAEVWLLWVLLFVDVAVIVVWRLLVQMSARDGRTYGEVLDDVLAAVLVQIYVAFMASLAMLLLREDNGEWWVLAFLIIAVASDTGAYATGLALGRTPMAPRISPKKTWEGFAGAVVAALGAGVLLALFMLGLPWWVGLVIGAVILATATAGDLGESMLKRDLGIKDMSSWLPGHGGVLDRLDSILPSAPAALALFLLLSPLAAL from the coding sequence ATGACCGACGCACCCGGCGAGGGACCGGCAGAACCCGAGGCGACGCGGCAGACGCGGCGGGGGAGTTCTGCGGAGTCCGCTGCGTTCCAGGCGCACGTCCGCGCGGCGCGCGAGGAGTTCGAGACGCAGGTCGCCCACGCACGGGACCAGTTCGGCGAGGCGAACGAGCGCATCAAGCAGCGGACGGGGCGAGATCTCATCGTCGCCACCGTGATCGGGCTGGCCGCCGGTGCCGTCGTGATCGCCTCCCTCATCTTCCTCAAGTGGGTCTTCGCGATCTTCGCGGCGGGAGTCGCGCTGCTCGGTGTCTTCGAGCTCGGCCGGGCCCTGCAGGGGGCGGGACGCAAGATAGACCTCGTTCCGCAGCTGCTGTTCGCGGTCGTGCTCGTGGCCGCCGGCTTCTTCGCCGAGGTCTGGCTGCTCTGGGTGCTGCTCTTCGTCGATGTGGCGGTCATCGTCGTCTGGCGTCTGCTGGTGCAGATGTCCGCGCGCGACGGCCGCACGTACGGCGAGGTGCTGGATGACGTCCTCGCGGCCGTGCTCGTGCAGATCTACGTGGCCTTCATGGCGAGCCTGGCGATGCTGCTGCTGCGGGAGGACAACGGCGAGTGGTGGGTGCTCGCATTCCTCATCATCGCGGTCGCCTCGGACACGGGCGCGTACGCGACGGGTCTGGCGCTGGGCAGGACACCGATGGCGCCTCGCATCAGTCCCAAGAAGACGTGGGAGGGCTTCGCGGGCGCCGTCGTCGCCGCGCTGGGCGCGGGTGTGCTGCTCGCCCTCTTCATGCTGGGGCTGCCCTGGTGGGTGGGCCTCGTCATCGGCGCCGTCATCCTCGCGACCGCGACGGCGGGCGATCTCGGCGAGTCGATGCTCAAGCGAGACCTGGGGATCAAGGACATGAGCTCCTGGCTGCCCGGGCACGGTGGCGTGCTCGACCGTCTGGACTCGATCCTCCCCTCGGCTCCGGCCGCCCTCGCCCTGTTCCTCCTGCTCTCCCCTCTGGCGGCCCTGTGA
- a CDS encoding DivIVA domain-containing protein, which yields MSETHPVSGFPDAPGRTRGYDKRAVDEFLERARAAFEVDPSTEGVSGADLDAAAVRTASFPLVRGGYAIGPVDAALSRVEDAFAARERDSAVSEHGAHEWVERARGEAQVLLDRLSRPATRKFARTGLLGFGYRVDEVDLVAGRLVAYFERGAPVSVEQVRSVAFRMQRRGYREEQVDAVLDAVIEVMLAVR from the coding sequence GTGAGCGAAACGCACCCCGTTTCGGGCTTCCCCGATGCGCCCGGGAGAACCCGCGGTTACGACAAGCGTGCCGTCGATGAGTTCCTCGAGCGTGCTCGTGCCGCGTTCGAGGTCGACCCCTCCACGGAGGGGGTGTCCGGCGCCGACCTGGACGCCGCTGCCGTTCGCACGGCATCCTTCCCGCTCGTGCGGGGGGGCTACGCGATCGGCCCCGTCGATGCGGCGCTCAGCCGGGTGGAAGACGCCTTCGCGGCCCGCGAGCGGGACAGCGCCGTCAGCGAGCACGGTGCGCACGAATGGGTGGAGCGTGCGCGCGGCGAGGCGCAGGTGCTGCTCGACCGCCTCTCGCGCCCCGCGACGCGCAAGTTCGCCCGCACCGGGCTGCTGGGGTTCGGCTACCGCGTCGACGAGGTGGACCTCGTTGCGGGGCGTCTCGTCGCCTACTTCGAACGGGGTGCTCCCGTCAGCGTCGAGCAGGTGCGATCCGTGGCCTTCCGGATGCAGCGCCGGGGATACCGTGAAGAACAGGTGGATGCCGTTCTGGACGCCGTGATCGAGGTCATGCTCGCGGTTCGATGA
- a CDS encoding lytic transglycosylase domain-containing protein: MSLGNEITPAPTRGVSRAHASGPALRPAAVRWSRRRSVTGVFAAVAASAFLAAYVLAPTGTAIAEQNGDAPVSALTSFAAAQEDAQSLVVEAASDAATDGFGRSGYEVYVTPKPTPTPEPVAPRSSGGGSASGWAPPAVSPDPGSAKAIAYDMVMARGWSSADYDCLVALWQKESGWRVNAHNRSSGAYGIPQSLPGSKMASAGADWETSAATQITWGLGYIGGRYGTPCGAWGHSQARGWY, translated from the coding sequence GTGAGCCTGGGCAACGAGATCACTCCCGCGCCGACGCGCGGTGTCTCTCGTGCGCACGCGTCCGGCCCCGCCCTGCGCCCCGCCGCCGTCCGCTGGTCGAGGCGTCGCAGCGTGACGGGCGTCTTCGCGGCCGTGGCCGCCTCCGCCTTCCTCGCAGCGTACGTGCTCGCCCCCACGGGGACCGCGATCGCCGAGCAGAACGGCGATGCCCCCGTGTCCGCGCTGACCTCCTTCGCCGCGGCGCAGGAGGACGCGCAGTCGCTCGTGGTGGAGGCGGCATCCGACGCCGCGACCGATGGCTTCGGCCGCAGCGGGTACGAGGTGTACGTCACCCCCAAGCCCACTCCGACGCCCGAGCCGGTCGCGCCGCGCTCCAGCGGCGGGGGATCCGCGAGCGGCTGGGCCCCGCCCGCGGTGTCGCCCGACCCCGGCTCCGCCAAGGCGATCGCCTACGACATGGTCATGGCCCGCGGCTGGAGCTCCGCGGACTACGACTGCCTCGTCGCGCTGTGGCAGAAGGAGTCCGGATGGCGGGTCAATGCACACAACCGCTCCAGCGGCGCCTACGGCATCCCGCAGTCCCTCCCCGGGTCGAAGATGGCGAGCGCGGGAGCGGACTGGGAGACCAGCGCCGCCACGCAGATCACGTGGGGCCTCGGGTACATCGGCGGACGCTACGGCACCCCGTGCGGCGCGTGGGGACACTCGCAGGCGCGCGGCTGGTACTGA
- a CDS encoding alpha/beta hydrolase — protein sequence MTTEIRGPLQLPARREDIELETIDGLTLVGELATPADKEPVATLVTLHPLPTAGGFMDSHVLRKAAARLPALADLAVLRFNTRGTESPRGRSEGTFDGGHAEAFDVAAAMAFVTARGLPRPWLVGWSFGTELALKYGRDHDIEGAILLSPPLHRATDDDVAAWAGESRRLIALIPEFDDYLRPDEAAKRFRSVPQMTLVPVEGGKHLWVGETQTRRVLTEIVAAVNPGALPLPTEWEGPLPSA from the coding sequence ATGACGACCGAGATCCGAGGTCCGCTTCAGCTGCCGGCGCGGCGTGAGGACATCGAACTGGAGACGATCGACGGGCTGACCCTGGTCGGCGAGCTGGCCACCCCGGCGGATAAGGAGCCGGTCGCCACCCTCGTGACGCTGCACCCCCTGCCCACGGCTGGCGGGTTCATGGACTCCCACGTCCTGCGCAAGGCCGCGGCGCGCCTGCCGGCTCTTGCCGACCTCGCCGTCCTGCGTTTCAACACGCGCGGCACCGAGTCGCCCCGGGGACGCAGCGAGGGCACCTTCGACGGCGGGCACGCGGAGGCCTTCGACGTGGCCGCGGCCATGGCGTTCGTCACGGCGCGCGGCTTGCCTCGCCCCTGGCTCGTGGGGTGGTCGTTCGGCACCGAGCTCGCTCTGAAGTACGGGCGCGATCACGATATCGAGGGCGCGATCCTCCTCTCTCCGCCCCTTCACCGCGCGACCGATGACGACGTGGCGGCCTGGGCGGGGGAGAGCCGGCGGCTCATCGCCCTCATCCCGGAGTTCGACGACTATCTCCGCCCGGACGAGGCGGCGAAGCGCTTCCGTTCGGTGCCGCAGATGACGCTGGTGCCGGTCGAGGGCGGCAAGCACCTGTGGGTCGGCGAGACGCAGACGCGGCGGGTGCTCACGGAGATCGTCGCCGCGGTCAACCCCGGTGCTCTTCCGCTGCCGACGGAGTGGGAAGGCCCGCTGCCCTCGGCGTGA